The genomic segment TGGTTGTTTGGATTTAAATACCATATTTAGTATTGTAGACGAATATTTCAAAACTAATCCAAATTTTGAACAAAATCCATTTCAACAAATTAAAAGCCTAGGCAGCTATCCTTTAGCAAACAATTTCAACAAATCCCAATTTTATACACGTTACACAATTAGTAACATAACAGAATTTGATTGGAATGATTTTATCACTACAATAAACCTGTATCTAAGCACGAATAAAAATGTAAAAGGAGAGTTTACTAGATTATTACGCGAGCATTGCGAAAACACGTTATCTAATAGTAAAGGGAAAGCTTCTGATCAAACGATTGAAATATCCACCAATAAAATAATCCTTATCGACAATGGAAATTATTTTAATTTATTTTCGCCACCTGAAACGATAAAGCATGGAGGAGGAGTTAAAACTGCAAAAGAATTCGCATCATTATTCTCCGGCTACTATACCTACAATTCTATAACTGAAAATGGTTTAAATTATTATATTTTCGAGTTCGAAGACACCATTAAAGATGAAAAATGTATTTTTCATATTGATTTAAATTCATTCAATAGATTAAAGAATAACAATTTTTCCTTTGATGATCATTGCCATGAATTAGTTATAAGATTTGAAAATTTTGTTATGATGCACAGTTTAATAAATATTTCCATAAGTAATTTAACAAATGAATATCGAAGACTGAATAAACCTATATTTTTTGAATTAAATAAGAATGATCGATTGATAAAGGATGTAGAAAATATGA from the Leptospira noumeaensis genome contains:
- a CDS encoding caspase family protein, coding for MGKRFLVSIGINDYVNHKNLDFCVKDAEDITNVMSKFASVEKENTRIITSEITKPNSNPWDTFCDSIDELKRIFNSYEDDLFFYFSGHGIKSDETSVVFKNKTIRLSEILLKIDELLPKTKILIFDSCHSGIGFVDETKSATLYSLRTKLTSGYYILSACSESEEAKESKKNKNGRFTYFFIQTISDLNNYNKYGCLDLNTIFSIVDEYFKTNPNFEQNPFQQIKSLGSYPLANNFNKSQFYTRYTISNITEFDWNDFITTINLYLSTNKNVKGEFTRLLREHCENTLSNSKGKASDQTIEISTNKIILIDNGNYFNLFSPPETIKHGGGVKTAKEFASLFSGYYTYNSITENGLNYYIFEFEDTIKDEKCIFHIDLNSFNRLKNNNFSFDDHCHELVIRFENFVMMHSLINISISNLTNEYRRLNKPIFFELNKNDRLIKDVENMIDLMGASEFIIIRTYSD